Proteins from one Embleya scabrispora genomic window:
- a CDS encoding holin, with translation MMTRLFWRATGERAVRTAAQSLLAVAGVDGIGLLDIDWAAAGSVAGAAALASVLTSVVLSGVGPTGPGLTEAATSTRHTLPPTA, from the coding sequence ATGATGACTCGGCTGTTCTGGCGCGCTACCGGTGAGCGCGCGGTGCGCACGGCCGCCCAGTCCCTGCTCGCGGTCGCGGGCGTGGACGGTATCGGCCTGCTGGACATCGACTGGGCCGCGGCCGGGTCGGTGGCGGGCGCCGCCGCGTTGGCGTCGGTACTGACCTCGGTCGTGCTCTCGGGCGTCGGACCCACCGGACCGGGCCTGACCGAGGCGGCGACGTCGACCAGGCACACGCTGCCGCCGACTGCCTGA
- a CDS encoding N-acetylmuramoyl-L-alanine amidase has translation MAWYAGARKRELQPESDSQPAIRPTQLILHSIAAPWSGERMYEYWHDSTNLESHFGCAYDGGLWQYIGTETRADANASANRRADGTGAVSVESASNLEHTDPWTDEQVDSLIRLGVWLHERHDLPLRICRTWDDPGYGYHGLFAQWSLGGTACPGRARIEQFHDLVFPGIASGDGGSVPTTPPDRPEISLSRLMAAARSNPAAAGTPVTYSGVRQVENSLVGEGLLALDLADGHYGTATVRAYAAWQRRLGYTGSDADGIPGRTSLERLGAKHGFKVIA, from the coding sequence ATGGCCTGGTATGCCGGCGCCCGCAAGCGCGAACTACAACCCGAATCCGACTCCCAGCCCGCCATCCGCCCCACCCAGTTGATCCTCCACTCGATCGCCGCGCCGTGGTCCGGCGAACGGATGTACGAGTACTGGCACGACTCGACCAACCTGGAGTCGCACTTCGGCTGCGCGTACGACGGCGGGTTGTGGCAGTACATCGGCACCGAGACCCGCGCCGACGCCAACGCCTCGGCGAACCGGCGGGCCGACGGCACCGGCGCGGTCAGCGTGGAGAGCGCGAGCAACCTGGAGCACACCGACCCGTGGACGGATGAGCAGGTGGACAGCCTGATCCGGCTGGGCGTGTGGCTGCACGAGCGGCATGACCTGCCGCTGCGGATCTGCCGCACCTGGGACGACCCGGGTTACGGCTATCACGGCCTGTTCGCCCAGTGGTCGTTGGGCGGGACGGCGTGCCCGGGTCGCGCGCGGATCGAGCAGTTCCACGATCTGGTGTTCCCGGGCATTGCGTCCGGTGATGGCGGGTCGGTGCCGACCACGCCGCCGGATCGTCCCGAGATCTCGCTGTCCCGGCTGATGGCGGCGGCGCGGTCCAACCCGGCCGCGGCGGGAACGCCGGTGACGTACTCCGGCGTGCGGCAGGTGGAGAACTCTCTGGTCGGCGAGGGCCTGCTGGCGCTCGACCTGGCGGACGGCCATTACGGCACCGCGACGGTCCGCGCGTACGCCGCGTGGCAGCGGCGCCTCGGCTACACCGGCTCGGATGCGGACGGCATCCCGGGCCGCACCTCACTGGAGCGCCTCGGCGCCAAGCACGGATTCAAGGTGATCGCATGA